One stretch of Anolis sagrei isolate rAnoSag1 chromosome 11, rAnoSag1.mat, whole genome shotgun sequence DNA includes these proteins:
- the SLC25A25 gene encoding mitochondrial adenyl nucleotide antiporter SLC25A25 isoform X5, translated as MLCLCLYVPAFGEAQAEFEYFESRGLPEELRPIFRLSLLVPSREFSTYRQWKQKIVKAGDKDLDGQLDFEEFVHYLQDHEKKLRLVFKSLDKKNDGCIDAQEIMQSLRDLGVKISEQQAEKILKRIRNGHFWGPVTYMDKNGTMTIDWNEWRDYHLLHPVENIPEIILYWKHSTIFDVGENLTVPDEFTVEERQTGMWWRHLVAGGGAGAVSRTCTAPLDRLKVLMQVHASRSNNMCIVGGFTQMIREGGPRSLWRGNGINVLKIAPESAIKFMAYEQIKRFIGTDQEVLRIHERLVAGSLAGAIAQSSIYPMEVLKTRMALRKTGQYQGMLDCAKNILAKEGMGAFYKGYVPNMLGIIPYAGIDLAVYETLKNSWLQRYAVNSADPGVFVLLACGTISSTCGQLASYPLALVRTRMQAQASIEGAPEVSMTGLFKHILKTEGAFGLYRGLAPNFMKVIPAVSISYVVYENLKMTLGVQSR; from the exons ATGCTGTGCCTGTGCCTCTACGTGCCGGCCTTCGGGGAGGCCCAGGCCGAGTTCGAGTACTTCGAATCCCGGGGGCTCCCGGAAGAGCTGCGGCCCATCTTCCGGCTCAGCCTCCTCGTCCCCTCCAGGGAGTTTTCGACCTACCGGCAATGGAAGCAG aaAATTGTGAAAGCCGGTGATAAAGACCTGGATGGCCAGCTGGATTTTGAGGAGTTTGTCCACTACCTCCAAGACCACGAAAAGAAGCTGAGGCTGGTTTTCAAGAGCTTAGACAAGAAGAATGATG GCTGCATCGATGCCCAGGAGATCATGCAATCCCTCCGCGATCTGGGCGTCAAGATCTCCGAACAGCAGGCAGAGAAAATCCTCAAGAG AATAAGGAACGGGCACTTCTGGGGTCCCGTCACCTA CATGGATAAAAATGGGACGATGACAATAGACTGGAACGAGTGGCGAGACTATCACCTCTTGCACCCAGTGGAGAACATTCCAGAGATTATCCTATACTGGAAGCACTCAACG ATCTTTGACGTGGGGGAGAACCTGACGGTGCCGGATGAGTTCACGGTGGAGGAGCGGCAGACGGGGATGTGGTGGCGACACCTGGTAGCAGGCGGAGGTGCCGGGGCCGTGTCCAGAACATGCACCGCTCCTTTGGACCGCCTGAAAGTGCTCATGcag gTCCATGCTTCGCGCAGCAACAACATGTGCATCGTGGGAGGCTTCACCCAGATGATCCGCGAGGGCGGCCCGCGCTCCCTTTGGCGAGGGAACGGCATCAACGTCCTGAAGATTGCGCCAGAGTCCGCCATCAAGTTTATGGCCTACGAGCAG ATCAAGCGATTCATTGGGACGGACCAGGAGGTGCTGAGGATTCATGAGCGGCTGGTGGCCGGTTCCTTGGCAGGAGCCATTGCACAGAGCAGCATCTACCCCATGGAG GTTCTGAAGACGCGGATGGCCCTACGCAAAACAGGCCAGTACCAGGGGATGCTGGACTGCGCAAAAAACATCCTCGCCAAAGAAGGCATGGGCGCTTTCTACAAGGGCTACGTCCCCAACATGCTGGGAATCATACCTTATGCTGGGATCGACCTGGCCGTGTACGAG ACCTTGAAGAACAGCTGGCTGCAGCGTTACGCCGTGAACAGTGCCGACCCCGGGGTCTTTGTCCTGCTGGCCTGCGGCACCATCTCCAGCACCTGCGGGCAACTGGCCAGCTACCCTCTGGCCCTGGTCCGGACACGGATGCAAGCCCAAG CATCCATTGAAGGCGCCCCGGAGGTCAGCATGACGGGCCTCTTCAAGCACATCCTGAAGACGGAGGGTGCCTTTGGTCTCTACCGGGGCCTGGCCCCCAACTTCATGAAGGTCATCCCGGCCGTGAGCATCAGCTACGTGGTCTACGAGAACCTCAAGATGACCCTGGGGGTGCAGTCCCGGTGA
- the SLC25A25 gene encoding mitochondrial adenyl nucleotide antiporter SLC25A25 isoform X6 yields MLCLCLYVPAFGEAQAEFEYFESRGLPEELRPIFRLSLLVPSREFSTYRQWKQKIVKAGDKDLDGQLDFEEFVHYLQDHEKKLRLVFKSLDKKNDGCIDAQEIMQSLRDLGVKISEQQAEKILKSMDKNGTMTIDWNEWRDYHLLHPVENIPEIILYWKHSTIFDVGENLTVPDEFTVEERQTGMWWRHLVAGGGAGAVSRTCTAPLDRLKVLMQVHASRSNNMCIVGGFTQMIREGGPRSLWRGNGINVLKIAPESAIKFMAYEQIKRFIGTDQEVLRIHERLVAGSLAGAIAQSSIYPMEVLKTRMALRKTGQYQGMLDCAKNILAKEGMGAFYKGYVPNMLGIIPYAGIDLAVYETLKNSWLQRYAVNSADPGVFVLLACGTISSTCGQLASYPLALVRTRMQAQASIEGAPEVSMTGLFKHILKTEGAFGLYRGLAPNFMKVIPAVSISYVVYENLKMTLGVQSR; encoded by the exons ATGCTGTGCCTGTGCCTCTACGTGCCGGCCTTCGGGGAGGCCCAGGCCGAGTTCGAGTACTTCGAATCCCGGGGGCTCCCGGAAGAGCTGCGGCCCATCTTCCGGCTCAGCCTCCTCGTCCCCTCCAGGGAGTTTTCGACCTACCGGCAATGGAAGCAG aaAATTGTGAAAGCCGGTGATAAAGACCTGGATGGCCAGCTGGATTTTGAGGAGTTTGTCCACTACCTCCAAGACCACGAAAAGAAGCTGAGGCTGGTTTTCAAGAGCTTAGACAAGAAGAATGATG GCTGCATCGATGCCCAGGAGATCATGCAATCCCTCCGCGATCTGGGCGTCAAGATCTCCGAACAGCAGGCAGAGAAAATCCTCAAGAG CATGGATAAAAATGGGACGATGACAATAGACTGGAACGAGTGGCGAGACTATCACCTCTTGCACCCAGTGGAGAACATTCCAGAGATTATCCTATACTGGAAGCACTCAACG ATCTTTGACGTGGGGGAGAACCTGACGGTGCCGGATGAGTTCACGGTGGAGGAGCGGCAGACGGGGATGTGGTGGCGACACCTGGTAGCAGGCGGAGGTGCCGGGGCCGTGTCCAGAACATGCACCGCTCCTTTGGACCGCCTGAAAGTGCTCATGcag gTCCATGCTTCGCGCAGCAACAACATGTGCATCGTGGGAGGCTTCACCCAGATGATCCGCGAGGGCGGCCCGCGCTCCCTTTGGCGAGGGAACGGCATCAACGTCCTGAAGATTGCGCCAGAGTCCGCCATCAAGTTTATGGCCTACGAGCAG ATCAAGCGATTCATTGGGACGGACCAGGAGGTGCTGAGGATTCATGAGCGGCTGGTGGCCGGTTCCTTGGCAGGAGCCATTGCACAGAGCAGCATCTACCCCATGGAG GTTCTGAAGACGCGGATGGCCCTACGCAAAACAGGCCAGTACCAGGGGATGCTGGACTGCGCAAAAAACATCCTCGCCAAAGAAGGCATGGGCGCTTTCTACAAGGGCTACGTCCCCAACATGCTGGGAATCATACCTTATGCTGGGATCGACCTGGCCGTGTACGAG ACCTTGAAGAACAGCTGGCTGCAGCGTTACGCCGTGAACAGTGCCGACCCCGGGGTCTTTGTCCTGCTGGCCTGCGGCACCATCTCCAGCACCTGCGGGCAACTGGCCAGCTACCCTCTGGCCCTGGTCCGGACACGGATGCAAGCCCAAG CATCCATTGAAGGCGCCCCGGAGGTCAGCATGACGGGCCTCTTCAAGCACATCCTGAAGACGGAGGGTGCCTTTGGTCTCTACCGGGGCCTGGCCCCCAACTTCATGAAGGTCATCCCGGCCGTGAGCATCAGCTACGTGGTCTACGAGAACCTCAAGATGACCCTGGGGGTGCAGTCCCGGTGA